Proteins from a single region of Candidatus Woesearchaeota archaeon:
- a CDS encoding 50S ribosomal protein L2, producing MGKNLVQQRRGRGSPTYRSASFKFEGAVKLYDGEGAGQVVELVHCAGHSSPLMRVAFNSATNLNSTLAFAPDGIKVGDIVQAGQDAQVSAGNILLLKDIPEGTLIHNIELRPGDGGKLVRASGAFARIVSRGQEGVRVLLPSRKEKLFLPTCRAAVGALAGAGRPDKPFLKAGNRYKKMRARNKLYPKVCGISMNAVDHPFGGKCSHIKGRPTQSPRGAPPGRKVGKIAPRRTGRKK from the coding sequence ATGGGTAAAAACTTAGTTCAACAACGCCGAGGACGCGGCTCACCAACATATCGATCTGCTAGTTTTAAATTTGAGGGAGCAGTTAAATTGTATGACGGTGAAGGTGCTGGTCAAGTTGTCGAATTAGTTCATTGCGCAGGTCACAGTTCTCCTCTTATGAGGGTTGCTTTTAATTCAGCTACTAATTTGAATTCTACTCTTGCTTTTGCTCCAGATGGTATCAAAGTAGGGGATATAGTTCAAGCAGGTCAAGATGCACAAGTTAGTGCTGGGAACATCCTTTTACTAAAAGATATCCCTGAGGGTACTCTTATTCATAATATTGAACTACGTCCGGGAGATGGCGGAAAATTAGTTCGTGCAAGTGGTGCTTTTGCTCGTATTGTTTCTCGTGGACAAGAAGGTGTTCGAGTTCTTCTTCCTTCACGTAAAGAAAAATTATTTTTACCGACTTGTCGTGCTGCAGTTGGTGCTTTAGCTGGTGCTGGTCGACCTGACAAGCCCTTCCTTAAAGCAGGTAATCGCTATAAGAAAATGCGTGCACGCAATAAACTCTATCCAAAAGTATGTGGTATTTCAATGAACGCAGTAGACCATCCATTTGGTGGTAAATGCTCTCACATTAAAGGACGACCTACTCAATCACCTCGTGGTGCTCCACCTGGACGTAAAGTTGGTAAGATTGCTCCTCGACGAACAGGACGCAAGAAATGA
- a CDS encoding 50S ribosomal protein L23, giving the protein MATTTQTQTQSDRFASLREAGFDPHQVLHHPLSTEKCIRQIEFDNKLSFVVHSRATKLDVKVAVEMLFKVKVLKVNIQNSIRGEKRAVVRLHPSTPASDISSDLGLI; this is encoded by the coding sequence ATGGCAACTACTACTCAAACACAAACTCAATCGGATCGTTTTGCATCATTGCGCGAAGCTGGCTTTGATCCTCATCAAGTGTTGCATCATCCTCTTTCCACAGAGAAATGCATTCGACAAATTGAGTTTGATAACAAACTTTCATTTGTGGTTCATTCAAGAGCTACCAAGTTAGATGTAAAAGTTGCAGTAGAAATGCTCTTTAAAGTTAAAGTATTAAAAGTTAACATTCAAAATTCCATTCGAGGAGAAAAACGAGCTGTTGTTCGTTTACATCCTTCGACGCCAGCGTCAGATATTAGTTCTGACTTGGGATTAATTTAG
- a CDS encoding 50S ribosomal protein L4: protein MKIAILNKEKKEVGHHDLPVQFNEEFRPDLIQRAVAAYASAQRQPIGGSPLAGLRHSSKLSKRRRNYRGSYGFGISRDNRKIMSRRGMRMNWVAAYAPHVRGGHRAHPPKAQKDLVEQINVKERRKAIRSAIAATMDLAVVTKRGHKVPTGYPFVIETSFESISKTKDVVSALTALGFSEELERSGVKKIRAGVGKLRSRPYKRKKGVLVVVGEKCPLLHAARNIAGLDIVCANSLNVNLLAPGALPGRVTLWTASALEILEKKRLFI from the coding sequence ATGAAAATCGCTATCCTTAACAAAGAGAAAAAAGAAGTAGGTCATCACGACTTACCAGTTCAATTTAATGAAGAATTCCGTCCTGATTTAATTCAACGGGCTGTTGCTGCATATGCAAGTGCACAACGTCAACCTATAGGTGGTTCTCCTTTAGCTGGTCTTCGTCATTCTTCAAAGTTAAGTAAACGCCGTCGTAATTATCGTGGCTCATACGGTTTTGGCATCTCACGTGATAATCGTAAAATCATGTCTCGACGAGGTATGAGAATGAATTGGGTGGCAGCATATGCTCCTCATGTACGTGGCGGTCATCGTGCTCATCCTCCTAAAGCTCAGAAAGATCTCGTTGAACAAATTAATGTTAAAGAACGACGTAAAGCTATTCGCTCCGCTATTGCAGCAACTATGGATTTGGCAGTAGTAACTAAACGGGGTCACAAAGTTCCTACAGGTTACCCATTTGTTATTGAAACCTCATTTGAATCAATTTCCAAAACAAAAGATGTTGTTAGTGCACTTACTGCTCTTGGTTTTAGCGAAGAACTTGAACGCAGTGGAGTGAAAAAAATTCGTGCAGGCGTTGGTAAATTGCGTAGCCGCCCTTATAAACGTAAAAAAGGCGTTCTCGTAGTTGTTGGTGAAAAATGCCCTCTGCTTCATGCAGCACGCAATATTGCTGGTCTTGACATTGTTTGTGCAAATTCCCTTAATGTTAATTTACTTGCACCTGGAGCATTACCTGGACGAGTTACTCTCTGGACTGCTTCTGCACTTGAAATATTAGAAAAGAAACGTTTATTTATCTAA
- a CDS encoding 50S ribosomal protein L3 has product MPKNHHPRRGSMQFWPRKRSRHTLVRVRSWAVETKLKPLGFIGYKVGMTHVMINDARAKSMTKGERISMPTTIIECPPMVVAGVVFYGRWGTGVRKIGCVLSPKLHKDLARVLPLPKNKSHSFDSIKEFSDVRLLVHTQPSLITVEAKKPKVLEVALGGAVSEKLAYAKDILGKELKVEDVFEVGTLADVHGTTKGKGFQGTVKRYGVPIRQHKAEKTKRGIATLGSWSPKRVEFTVPQSGKMGYHSRTDYNKHILKIGSDGAAITPAGGIAHYGILKQTYVLIKGSVFGSAKRPVLLTRPIRAKGFTKEVPEIVHISH; this is encoded by the coding sequence ATGCCAAAAAATCATCATCCTCGTCGCGGAAGTATGCAGTTCTGGCCTCGTAAGAGATCACGCCACACATTAGTGCGCGTTCGTTCTTGGGCTGTTGAGACTAAACTTAAACCATTAGGTTTTATCGGTTACAAAGTAGGTATGACTCATGTCATGATTAATGATGCTCGTGCGAAATCAATGACAAAAGGCGAACGTATTTCCATGCCTACTACTATTATTGAATGTCCTCCTATGGTTGTTGCAGGAGTAGTATTTTACGGAAGATGGGGGACTGGTGTACGTAAAATTGGTTGCGTTCTTTCTCCTAAATTACACAAAGATTTAGCTCGTGTTCTTCCTTTACCAAAAAATAAATCTCACTCATTCGATTCCATTAAAGAATTTAGTGATGTACGTCTTTTGGTGCATACTCAACCTTCTTTAATCACTGTTGAAGCTAAAAAACCTAAAGTTCTTGAAGTTGCTCTTGGTGGTGCTGTATCTGAAAAACTAGCGTATGCTAAAGATATTCTTGGTAAAGAACTTAAAGTTGAAGATGTCTTTGAAGTAGGAACTCTTGCTGATGTCCATGGTACTACTAAAGGAAAAGGGTTTCAAGGTACTGTTAAACGATATGGTGTTCCTATTCGACAACATAAAGCGGAAAAAACCAAACGTGGTATTGCTACGTTAGGTTCTTGGTCACCTAAACGTGTTGAATTTACTGTTCCTCAATCAGGAAAAATGGGGTATCATTCCCGTACTGATTATAATAAACATATTCTTAAGATTGGTTCTGATGGTGCAGCAATTACTCCTGCGGGTGGTATTGCTCATTACGGCATTCTTAAACAAACATATGTTCTTATCAAAGGCTCTGTTTTTGGCTCTGCAAAGCGTCCTGTGCTTCTTACGCGACCAATTCGGGCAAAAGGTTTTACGAAAGAGGTACCTGAGATTGTTCACATCTCTCATTAA
- the bcp gene encoding thioredoxin-dependent thiol peroxidase: MPIPTLNSKAVDFSVPDQTGKLTSLKDAKGKWLVFYFYPKDDTPGCTIEAIDFTKLNRELEKESALIWGVSPDNGKSHCKFIEKHALSITLLSDTEKQLAELYGVWAKKKFMGREYMGVVRSTFLIDPKGIVRHVWSPVEVKGHAQAVLEKVRELKK; this comes from the coding sequence ATGCCAATACCTACTCTTAATTCCAAAGCTGTCGATTTTTCTGTTCCTGACCAAACTGGTAAGCTCACATCACTTAAAGATGCCAAAGGCAAATGGCTCGTGTTCTATTTTTATCCTAAAGATGATACGCCTGGTTGTACGATTGAAGCAATCGATTTCACCAAATTGAATAGGGAATTAGAGAAAGAAAGTGCATTAATTTGGGGTGTGAGTCCGGATAATGGGAAGTCACATTGTAAGTTCATTGAGAAACATGCATTGTCAATTACATTGCTTTCTGATACAGAAAAGCAACTTGCAGAATTATATGGCGTGTGGGCTAAGAAGAAATTTATGGGAAGAGAGTATATGGGTGTGGTTCGCTCAACATTTTTGATTGATCCGAAAGGAATCGTGCGTCACGTCTGGAGTCCGGTGGAAGTGAAAGGGCATGCACAGGCGGTGTTGGAGAAGGTTAGGGAGTTGAAAAAGTAA
- a CDS encoding NOP58 family protein, with protein sequence MYLFSNSIGHFIFDEKGNWVEEILCQDTNPAYKESLQKLESKYKSLKAIPPEKAPFALSHLHNSRYYSLFRESNKEFSAQALRDSVGTDSLLVQTVSAIEEIDKVTNLLTKRLREWHALTLPEIGELISNHEHFTQLVAQHSRQELIDQKKITKTLGAPLLDIDLAQIILLASQISNLYTLRQQYEFYLKETMKTHCPNLLELAGATIGAKLIVMAKGLKNLALLPASTIQLFGAEKALFRHIATGARSPKYGIIINHPLVQNTKKDDKGKAARLLADKLSLCARLDYFKGEFKAPAFKAELEEKFKHE encoded by the coding sequence ATGTATCTTTTTTCTAACAGTATAGGTCATTTTATTTTTGATGAAAAAGGGAATTGGGTAGAAGAAATACTCTGCCAAGACACCAATCCTGCCTACAAAGAATCACTGCAAAAGTTAGAATCGAAATATAAATCCCTCAAAGCTATTCCACCGGAAAAAGCACCATTTGCTCTTTCACATCTACATAACAGTAGATATTATTCTTTATTTCGTGAAAGCAACAAAGAATTCAGTGCGCAAGCACTGCGAGATAGCGTTGGAACAGACTCATTATTAGTGCAAACCGTAAGTGCTATCGAAGAAATCGACAAGGTTACAAATCTTCTCACCAAACGACTACGCGAATGGCATGCACTGACTCTACCTGAAATTGGAGAACTAATCTCTAACCATGAACATTTCACGCAATTAGTAGCGCAACACTCGCGTCAAGAGCTCATCGATCAAAAAAAGATTACCAAAACTCTTGGAGCGCCACTTCTAGACATCGATCTTGCGCAAATTATCTTACTCGCATCTCAAATTTCAAATCTTTATACCCTACGACAACAATATGAATTTTACCTTAAAGAAACCATGAAAACCCACTGCCCAAATCTACTTGAACTTGCAGGAGCAACGATTGGCGCAAAATTAATAGTAATGGCTAAAGGTCTCAAAAATCTTGCGCTCTTACCAGCATCAACCATTCAACTCTTTGGAGCAGAAAAAGCCCTCTTTCGCCACATCGCAACTGGTGCAAGATCACCAAAATATGGCATTATTATCAATCATCCATTAGTGCAAAATACCAAAAAAGACGACAAAGGAAAAGCCGCACGTTTACTTGCTGACAAACTTTCATTATGCGCCCGTCTAGATTATTTCAAAGGTGAATTCAAAGCACCTGCGTTTAAAGCAGAGTTAGAAGAAAAATTTAAACATGAGTAA
- a CDS encoding fibrillarin-like rRNA/tRNA 2'-O-methyltransferase, with protein sequence MATEKKTYMGQKQPKFKKFSMDTSDIPENKVRAPSATTKNASLNPYEKSRVTGQSPTPFRARQETPTSTIKPVSQTKPSNQFVKPLPFIQNRMPDQPQENKESSNIGFRSRDSATSKVTPHKVFELYESGRYLYTKSILPGFAPFDEKLIRQSDGEYRELDPRRSKLGAAVAKGATNIGIRKNDVVLYLGISHGYTASFVSDMVGKEGIVFGVDPAPRVIRDAIFLSQKRTNIIPLLADANHPEEYIGKICQADIVFQDIAQRNQADIFINNCNIFLKPGGYGLLAVKARSIDIRRKPKDLFNEIRLQLEKIFTVIDFRILEPFEKDHCMIIVKK encoded by the coding sequence ATGGCCACTGAGAAAAAAACCTACATGGGACAAAAACAGCCTAAATTCAAAAAATTTAGTATGGACACCAGTGACATCCCGGAGAATAAAGTACGTGCCCCCTCTGCTACAACAAAAAATGCGTCTCTCAACCCCTATGAAAAATCTCGAGTAACCGGACAATCTCCAACTCCTTTTCGAGCTCGACAAGAGACGCCAACATCGACAATAAAACCAGTATCGCAAACCAAACCCTCAAATCAGTTTGTCAAACCACTCCCATTCATTCAAAATCGTATGCCCGATCAACCACAAGAAAATAAAGAGTCATCCAACATAGGATTTAGATCAAGAGACAGCGCAACAAGCAAAGTCACTCCCCATAAAGTTTTTGAACTTTATGAAAGTGGACGCTATCTTTATACTAAAAGCATCCTTCCAGGATTTGCGCCATTTGACGAAAAACTAATACGACAAAGCGATGGTGAATATCGTGAGCTTGACCCACGCCGTAGCAAATTAGGTGCTGCTGTTGCGAAAGGGGCAACCAACATTGGTATTCGCAAAAATGATGTTGTACTTTATCTTGGAATTAGTCACGGATACACGGCTTCATTTGTCAGTGACATGGTAGGAAAAGAAGGAATCGTTTTTGGTGTTGATCCTGCCCCTCGTGTTATTCGTGATGCAATATTTCTATCACAAAAAAGAACCAACATCATTCCCCTTCTTGCTGATGCTAATCACCCCGAAGAATATATTGGAAAAATATGTCAAGCAGACATTGTCTTTCAAGATATTGCCCAACGCAATCAGGCTGACATCTTCATTAATAATTGTAATATCTTTCTCAAACCAGGAGGCTATGGCTTACTTGCCGTGAAAGCGCGCAGCATTGATATTCGACGTAAACCCAAAGATCTCTTTAACGAAATTCGACTTCAGTTAGAAAAAATCTTTACCGTCATTGACTTTCGCATTCTTGAACCATTTGAAAAAGATCATTGTATGATCATTGTAAAGAAGTAA
- a CDS encoding M20/M25/M40 family metallo-hydrolase yields MQKEAQHQIEQYAKQILPTFSKQLQHLINIRSESQDPAQRKNLPKILQAIGKIMQEMDIKYQIIPNHGYPILIATIPAKKSNQTITLYNHLDVQPADAKDWQLQKYAMKHPFDAKEKNGIIRGRGATDDKGPALTALHALNALQKLNLPHPTIQIIYETEEESGSNHFTAFLQENKKLLKKPNAILVTDTIFEGDHPSITCSLRGLAKTEIIVPLKSEHKKSDNPPFEVIDIIGGDQRKEGVATKIPPQATVKVRSDNPSYFVHYAKKNYPRFKITQHENLVTITAKVGTKDIHSGVFGGIVRNPLTTLCHIAGSYATTQLQIPPAQQNSLTQLCTFIAKTVEFKTGKIKIAQFYKDTPQITPKLRSHLQATAKAVNLFHDLQHEGIDLTQLYTKDGVEARIRAWYQPTLELHGFVIDKEKQHVRLKVTSRLVGKQNPHKILQLIEQHTRTIISQAHCTHHMGTPAIMTEVENSYINIAAKTCTKHFGKKTLFVGGGGTIGSMPPFANTFPNTPIVFLALSKMSDGYHAPNECYELAQAAKGMNVIAHYLHEIATKGL; encoded by the coding sequence ATGCAAAAAGAGGCTCAACACCAGATAGAACAGTACGCAAAACAAATTCTCCCCACGTTTTCCAAACAACTTCAACATCTTATCAACATTCGTTCGGAAAGTCAAGATCCAGCCCAACGTAAAAATCTCCCAAAAATTCTGCAAGCAATAGGCAAGATCATGCAAGAGATGGACATAAAATACCAGATCATCCCAAATCATGGCTATCCTATTCTCATCGCTACCATCCCTGCAAAAAAGAGCAATCAAACTATCACACTCTACAATCATCTTGATGTCCAACCCGCAGACGCCAAGGATTGGCAACTACAAAAATACGCAATGAAACACCCCTTCGATGCCAAAGAAAAAAATGGTATAATCAGAGGACGAGGAGCTACGGATGATAAAGGTCCAGCACTCACAGCACTCCATGCTCTTAACGCACTCCAAAAATTGAACTTGCCTCATCCAACGATCCAAATTATCTATGAAACAGAAGAAGAAAGTGGGAGTAATCATTTCACAGCATTTCTGCAAGAAAATAAAAAACTGCTCAAAAAACCTAACGCCATACTTGTAACAGACACTATCTTTGAAGGTGACCACCCCTCAATTACCTGCAGTTTACGTGGACTCGCAAAAACAGAAATCATTGTCCCATTAAAATCGGAACACAAAAAAAGTGATAACCCGCCTTTCGAAGTAATTGACATCATCGGAGGGGATCAGCGAAAAGAAGGTGTTGCTACCAAAATCCCACCTCAAGCCACCGTGAAGGTACGATCAGACAACCCCAGTTACTTCGTACACTATGCCAAAAAAAATTATCCTCGCTTTAAGATCACACAACACGAAAATCTCGTCACCATCACAGCAAAAGTGGGAACCAAAGATATTCACTCTGGTGTGTTTGGAGGAATTGTAAGAAACCCTCTAACCACTCTTTGCCATATAGCCGGTTCATATGCCACAACACAATTGCAAATCCCCCCCGCACAGCAAAATTCACTCACTCAGCTCTGCACTTTCATTGCCAAAACAGTTGAATTCAAGACTGGAAAAATCAAAATCGCACAGTTCTACAAAGACACACCACAGATTACCCCTAAACTTCGTTCCCATCTTCAAGCAACTGCCAAAGCTGTTAATCTCTTTCATGATCTTCAGCATGAAGGCATTGATCTTACACAACTCTATACCAAAGATGGAGTCGAAGCGCGCATACGTGCATGGTATCAGCCAACTTTAGAGTTACATGGTTTTGTGATTGATAAAGAAAAACAACATGTACGTCTCAAAGTGACCTCACGTCTCGTTGGAAAACAAAATCCACACAAAATTCTTCAGCTCATTGAACAACACACCCGCACCATCATCTCCCAAGCTCACTGTACACACCACATGGGAACACCCGCTATTATGACAGAAGTGGAAAACTCCTACATCAATATTGCTGCCAAAACCTGCACCAAACACTTTGGTAAAAAAACATTATTTGTTGGAGGAGGAGGAACGATCGGCTCCATGCCGCCATTTGCCAACACCTTCCCTAACACCCCCATTGTATTTCTCGCATTAAGCAAAATGTCTGATGGATATCATGCCCCTAATGAATGTTACGAACTTGCGCAGGCAGCAAAAGGGATGAATGTAATAGCACACTATTTACATGAGATCGCCACAAAAGGATTATAA
- a CDS encoding ferredoxin, whose protein sequence is MAKNIVFHLKKDCISCGACAAIAPQFWEMDQEGLAHLKGSKEVKGIKDSKDALLKEDHWQLDISTEEDRATNQEAADVCPVNIIHVKPKKEN, encoded by the coding sequence ATGGCGAAAAATATAGTATTCCATCTGAAAAAGGATTGTATTAGCTGCGGTGCATGCGCAGCAATCGCGCCACAATTTTGGGAGATGGATCAGGAAGGTCTTGCTCATCTCAAAGGTTCAAAGGAAGTCAAAGGAATTAAAGATTCCAAAGATGCTCTTCTTAAAGAAGATCATTGGCAATTAGATATTTCTACTGAAGAAGATCGTGCGACGAATCAAGAAGCAGCAGATGTATGTCCTGTCAACATTATTCATGTCAAGCCGAAGAAAGAGAATTAA
- a CDS encoding alpha/beta fold hydrolase gives MKQTPVSFPFGSHTIGGILYTPAGKGPFPAVLYVPGFSGGIREERNVALAKTLAEQKFIILLFDFYDFPDKCSAISKSDMTISLQCTIIRAALDYLGSLSCVDSSRMSLVGHSLGAMTCLVYAPTDTRISSIVAQSPVVNFKTCQREGFMLDDSWKKTGLKKITNRYGSFELKSEFVVDGMKYNSCAALQKISCPVLLIYGDRDTLISLDVAHTLVPFLNKLSRFEIVNGADHIYHGKEKEVVELTVTFLKEKMQTLRIKKIKKIKSKSKS, from the coding sequence CGGTATCTTTTCCGTTTGGTTCTCATACGATTGGTGGTATTCTTTATACTCCTGCTGGAAAAGGTCCATTTCCTGCGGTTTTGTATGTTCCTGGATTTTCTGGTGGGATACGAGAAGAGAGAAATGTAGCACTAGCTAAAACATTGGCTGAACAGAAATTTATTATTTTATTATTTGATTTTTATGATTTTCCAGATAAGTGTAGTGCTATTTCCAAAAGTGACATGACTATCTCTCTTCAATGTACAATAATTCGCGCAGCGCTAGACTATTTAGGGTCTCTATCTTGTGTCGATTCTTCTCGAATGAGTTTAGTTGGACATTCATTAGGAGCCATGACTTGTTTAGTTTATGCACCAACCGATACAAGAATAAGTTCGATCGTAGCTCAATCGCCAGTGGTGAACTTCAAAACTTGTCAGCGAGAGGGATTTATGCTTGATGATTCTTGGAAAAAGACCGGTCTTAAAAAGATTACAAATCGATATGGCTCATTTGAGTTAAAGTCGGAATTTGTTGTTGATGGTATGAAATATAATTCTTGTGCTGCTTTGCAAAAGATTTCTTGCCCCGTTCTCCTTATTTATGGTGATCGGGACACTCTTATTTCTCTGGATGTAGCACACACATTAGTCCCTTTTTTGAACAAGCTGAGTCGTTTTGAGATTGTGAACGGTGCGGATCACATTTATCATGGAAAAGAAAAAGAGGTAGTAGAACTTACCGTTACGTTTCTGAAAGAAAAGATGCAAACATTGCGTATAAAAAAGATTAAAAAAATAAAAAGTAAATCAAAATCCTAA